In Streptomyces sp. SN-593, a single genomic region encodes these proteins:
- a CDS encoding arabinofuranosidase catalytic domain-containing protein: MQRSLTASTGRGRVPRLRGILMSAVAALALVLGAFISLPGTAAHAAGSLPCDIYAAAGTPCVAAHSTTRALYASYNGPLYQVTRASDGAKTDIGLLAQGGYANAAAQDSFCADTTCSISKVYDQSPRHNDLNPGPAGTAGSADRGADASELSVTAGGHKVYGIWISPGVGYRSNGAASGTAVNGQAEGAYMVASGTHVGSDCCFDYGNAESTASDTGNGHMDAVSIATTCYFSPCTGSGPWVEADMENGMFQGDNGSNTANAGNKSAFVTAVLKNNGQTTYALKGGNSQSGGLSTWWNGSLPTRGGYMPMHQEGGIILGTGGDNSNRNMGTFFEGVMVSGYPTDAAENAVQANVVSVGYSGETNIPNGPQGTITGPGGQCVDVAADDTGTDGAAVQLWNCQSYAEDQYWTHHTNGSLSTIGRCLDINGNGTAAGTKVELWDCNGVGGQVWQQRSDGSLYNPQSGRCLDSPSGATANGTRLQIWDCNGTAAQKFTLHS, translated from the coding sequence ATGCAAAGATCCCTCACCGCGAGCACGGGACGCGGCCGCGTCCCGCGGCTGCGCGGCATCCTGATGTCGGCCGTCGCGGCGCTCGCGCTCGTACTCGGCGCGTTCATCAGCCTGCCGGGTACGGCGGCGCACGCCGCCGGCTCGCTGCCGTGCGACATCTACGCCGCCGCGGGCACCCCCTGCGTCGCCGCGCACAGCACCACCCGTGCGCTGTACGCCTCGTACAACGGCCCGCTGTACCAGGTGACCCGGGCCTCCGACGGCGCAAAGACGGACATCGGGCTGCTCGCGCAGGGCGGCTACGCCAACGCGGCCGCGCAGGACTCGTTCTGCGCGGACACCACGTGCAGCATCAGCAAGGTCTACGACCAGTCCCCCCGCCACAACGACCTCAACCCGGGCCCGGCCGGGACCGCCGGCAGCGCCGACCGCGGCGCCGACGCGAGCGAGCTGTCCGTCACGGCGGGCGGCCACAAGGTCTACGGCATCTGGATCTCGCCGGGTGTCGGCTACCGCTCCAACGGCGCCGCGTCCGGCACCGCGGTCAACGGCCAGGCCGAGGGCGCCTACATGGTGGCCAGCGGCACCCACGTCGGCTCCGACTGCTGCTTCGACTACGGCAACGCCGAGTCCACCGCGTCCGACACCGGCAACGGCCACATGGACGCGGTGTCCATCGCCACCACGTGCTACTTCTCGCCGTGCACCGGCTCGGGCCCCTGGGTCGAGGCCGACATGGAGAACGGCATGTTCCAGGGCGACAACGGCTCCAACACCGCGAACGCCGGGAACAAGAGCGCCTTCGTCACCGCGGTGCTGAAGAACAACGGGCAGACCACCTACGCGCTCAAGGGCGGCAACTCCCAGTCCGGCGGACTGTCGACATGGTGGAACGGATCACTGCCGACCAGAGGCGGCTACATGCCGATGCACCAGGAGGGCGGCATCATCCTGGGCACCGGCGGTGACAACAGCAACCGCAACATGGGCACCTTCTTCGAGGGCGTGATGGTCTCCGGCTACCCGACCGACGCGGCCGAGAACGCGGTGCAGGCGAACGTGGTGTCGGTGGGCTACTCCGGCGAGACCAACATCCCCAACGGACCCCAGGGCACCATCACCGGCCCCGGCGGCCAGTGCGTGGACGTCGCGGCCGACGACACCGGCACGGACGGCGCCGCGGTCCAGCTCTGGAACTGCCAGTCCTACGCCGAGGACCAGTACTGGACCCACCACACCAACGGCTCCCTCAGCACGATCGGCCGCTGCCTCGACATCAACGGCAACGGCACCGCCGCGGGCACCAAGGTCGAGCTGTGGGACTGCAACGGCGTCGGCGGCCAGGTCTGGCAGCAGCGCTCCGACGGCTCCCTGTACAACCCGCAGTCCGGCCGCTGCCTCGACTCCCCCAGCGGCGCCACGGCCAACGGCACGCGGTTGCAGATCTGGGACTGCAACGGCACCGCGGCCCAGAAGTTCACGCTCCACTCCTGA
- a CDS encoding DUF3043 domain-containing protein, with the protein MFRRRSQDEQAQSASTTALLEDQPRDPQAPKGRPTPKRSEAQSQRRKAVSTPTDRKSAAKQARDARRADMAKQRQALAGGDERYLPPRDKGPVRKFVRDYVDSRYRVAEFFLPLAVVILVLSVAGSMQDLSLLLWLVVIVAIVIDSVVTTVLLRRQLRRRFEGKDTKGAVAYALMRTLQMRRLRLPKPQVSRGTKL; encoded by the coding sequence GTGTTCCGACGTCGTTCCCAAGATGAGCAGGCCCAGAGCGCCAGTACCACGGCGCTGCTGGAGGACCAGCCCCGCGACCCGCAGGCTCCCAAGGGTCGCCCCACGCCCAAGCGCAGCGAGGCCCAGAGCCAGCGCCGCAAGGCCGTGAGCACGCCCACCGACCGCAAGTCGGCGGCGAAACAGGCCCGCGACGCGCGCAGGGCGGACATGGCCAAGCAGCGCCAGGCGCTGGCCGGGGGTGACGAGCGCTATCTGCCGCCCCGCGACAAGGGCCCGGTGCGCAAGTTCGTCCGGGACTACGTCGACTCCCGCTACCGCGTCGCGGAGTTCTTCCTGCCGCTCGCGGTCGTGATCCTGGTGCTGAGCGTCGCCGGTTCGATGCAGGACCTGTCGCTGCTGCTGTGGCTGGTCGTGATCGTGGCGATCGTGATCGACTCGGTGGTCACCACCGTGCTGCTGCGCCGCCAGTTGCGCAGGCGTTTCGAGGGCAAGGACACCAAGGGCGCGGTGGCCTACGCGCTGATGCGCACGCTCCAGATGCGGCGGCTGCGGCTGCCGAAGCCGCAGGTCAGCCGCGGCACCAAACTCTGA
- a CDS encoding S1C family serine protease, producing MSRSRNDRPRHRLLPTVAGTAAACAAVLLAAGCGPSSGSASDTDAGAPAARTAAQRADSADDLQSAYQSTVRNVLPSVVQITTKQDLGSGVVYDDKGDIVTNAHVVGDETSFQVSLATGGSPLAAKLVSSYPASDLAVIRLTSVPGGLKPAAFASGDTAAVGEIVLAMGNPLGLSSSVTQGIVSATGRTVSEGGSDSGGGTGATIPDMVQTSAAINPGNSGGALVDLDDKVVGIPTLAATDPQLGSGAAPGIGFAIPSSTVKRIADQIIKDGKVTDSGRAALDVTVRGVVGSDFQPSGAAIVSVTRGGAAAKAGLRAGDVITKVGSASITTVQSLTEALAGLQPGDKVEVAYVRDSATRTAQVTLGSLN from the coding sequence ATGAGTCGATCGCGCAACGACCGCCCCCGCCACCGTCTCCTGCCGACCGTCGCCGGCACCGCCGCGGCGTGCGCCGCGGTCCTGCTCGCCGCCGGCTGCGGCCCCTCCTCCGGCTCCGCGTCCGACACGGACGCCGGGGCGCCCGCCGCCAGGACCGCCGCGCAGCGGGCCGACTCCGCCGACGACCTGCAAAGCGCGTACCAGAGCACGGTCAGGAACGTGCTGCCCTCGGTCGTTCAGATCACCACCAAGCAGGACCTCGGGTCGGGCGTCGTCTACGACGACAAGGGCGACATCGTCACCAACGCGCACGTCGTCGGCGACGAGACCTCCTTCCAGGTGTCCCTGGCCACCGGCGGCAGCCCGCTGGCCGCCAAGCTCGTGTCGTCCTACCCCGCCAGCGACCTCGCCGTCATCCGGCTCACCTCGGTGCCCGGCGGTCTCAAGCCGGCCGCCTTCGCGAGTGGCGACACCGCCGCCGTCGGCGAGATCGTGCTCGCCATGGGCAACCCGCTGGGCCTGTCCAGCAGCGTGACCCAGGGCATCGTCTCCGCCACCGGGCGCACCGTGAGCGAGGGTGGCTCCGACAGCGGCGGCGGCACCGGGGCCACCATTCCCGACATGGTCCAGACGTCCGCGGCGATCAACCCCGGCAACAGCGGCGGCGCGCTGGTCGACCTCGACGACAAGGTGGTCGGCATCCCCACTCTCGCCGCCACCGACCCGCAGCTCGGCAGCGGCGCGGCGCCGGGGATCGGGTTCGCCATCCCCTCCTCCACGGTGAAGCGGATCGCCGACCAGATCATCAAGGACGGCAAGGTCACCGACTCCGGGCGGGCGGCGCTCGACGTGACCGTCCGCGGCGTCGTCGGCTCCGACTTCCAGCCGTCCGGCGCCGCGATCGTCAGCGTGACCCGGGGCGGCGCGGCGGCGAAGGCCGGACTCCGGGCGGGCGACGTGATCACCAAGGTCGGGTCGGCGTCGATCACCACGGTCCAGTCGCTGACCGAGGCCCTGGCCGGGCTCCAGCCGGGCGACAAGGTCGAGGTCGCCTACGTGCGGGACTCGGCCACCAGGACCGCCCAGGTCACGCTCGGATCGCTGAACTGA
- a CDS encoding PspA/IM30 family protein, whose protein sequence is MSGVMKRMGMIFRAKANKALDRAEDPRETLDYSYQKQLELLQKVRRGVADVATSRKRLELQLNDLQKKSSTYEDQGRKALALGREDLAREALSRRAALQQQVTDLEAQHTQLQGEEEKLTLASQRLQAKVDAFRTKKETIKATYTAAQAQTQIGEAFSGISEEMGDVGMAIQRAEDKTEQLRARAGALDELMASGALDDPSGLGKDDLQAELDRLSGGSDVELELQRMKAELSGGSSTPAIEGGQNGQDAQAQPQDRPRFDKQ, encoded by the coding sequence ATGAGCGGTGTCATGAAGCGGATGGGAATGATCTTCCGCGCGAAGGCCAACAAGGCCCTGGACCGGGCCGAGGACCCGCGCGAGACCCTCGACTACTCGTACCAGAAGCAGCTTGAACTGCTGCAGAAGGTACGCCGAGGGGTCGCCGACGTGGCCACGTCCCGCAAGCGGCTCGAACTGCAGCTCAACGATCTGCAGAAGAAGTCGTCGACCTACGAGGACCAGGGCCGCAAGGCGCTCGCGCTCGGCCGGGAGGACCTGGCCCGCGAGGCGCTGTCGCGCCGGGCCGCGCTCCAGCAGCAGGTGACCGACCTGGAGGCGCAGCACACGCAGCTCCAGGGCGAGGAGGAGAAGCTCACGCTCGCCTCCCAGCGGCTGCAGGCCAAGGTGGACGCCTTCCGCACGAAGAAGGAGACCATCAAGGCCACCTACACCGCCGCCCAGGCGCAGACGCAGATCGGCGAGGCGTTCTCCGGCATCTCCGAGGAGATGGGCGACGTCGGCATGGCGATCCAGCGTGCCGAGGACAAGACCGAGCAGTTGCGCGCGCGGGCCGGTGCCCTCGACGAGCTGATGGCCTCCGGTGCCCTGGACGACCCGAGCGGCCTCGGCAAGGACGACCTCCAGGCGGAGCTGGACCGGCTCTCCGGCGGCAGCGACGTCGAGCTGGAACTCCAGCGCATGAAGGCGGAGCTGTCCGGCGGCAGCAGCACCCCGGCGATCGAGGGCGGCCAGAACGGCCAGGACGCCCAGGCGCAGCCCCAGGACAGGCCCCGGTTCGACAAGCAGTGA
- the pspAA gene encoding PspA-associated protein PspAA, with amino-acid sequence MIVRIMGEGQVRVDESHLTALNTLDTELLAAVQSGDEPAFRRTLAALLDGVRGFGEPLPDDALLPSELILPAPDATLETVRAMLDDDGLIPG; translated from the coding sequence ATGATCGTACGGATCATGGGGGAGGGCCAGGTGCGGGTGGACGAGTCCCACCTCACCGCGCTCAACACGCTCGACACCGAACTGCTCGCCGCCGTCCAGTCCGGCGACGAGCCCGCGTTCCGCCGCACCCTGGCCGCCCTCCTGGACGGCGTCCGCGGCTTCGGCGAACCGCTCCCCGACGACGCCCTGCTGCCGTCGGAACTGATCCTCCCCGCCCCGGACGCCACCCTGGAGACCGTCCGCGCCATGCTCGACGACGACGGGCTCATCCCCGGGTAG
- a CDS encoding response regulator transcription factor: MAIPPGHVAQSPPAVVTVLLADDQALLRGALRVLVESEPDMAVVGEAVDGAEAVALVRAERPDVVLMDIRMPGTDGIAATREIVADPELAGTAVLVLTTFEADEYVVRAILAGASGFLGKGAEPDELLSAIRTVAGGEALLSPAATKSLISRFVAQQQGADGEPRTVPGMDTLTSREREVLVEVAGGLPNNAIAARLGVSPLTVKTHINHTMAKLAAHDRAQLVVAAYESGLVRPQRP, translated from the coding sequence ATGGCGATCCCACCCGGTCACGTAGCGCAGTCCCCGCCCGCCGTGGTGACGGTGCTGCTCGCGGACGACCAGGCGCTGCTGCGCGGCGCGTTGCGGGTGCTGGTGGAGTCCGAGCCGGACATGGCCGTGGTGGGCGAGGCGGTGGACGGCGCCGAGGCCGTCGCCCTGGTGCGGGCCGAGCGGCCGGACGTGGTGCTGATGGACATCCGGATGCCGGGGACCGACGGGATCGCGGCCACCCGGGAGATCGTCGCCGACCCCGAGCTGGCCGGCACCGCGGTCCTGGTGCTGACCACCTTCGAGGCGGACGAGTACGTGGTGCGGGCGATCCTGGCGGGCGCCTCCGGGTTCCTCGGCAAGGGCGCCGAGCCGGACGAGCTGCTGTCGGCGATCCGCACCGTGGCGGGCGGCGAGGCGCTGCTGTCCCCCGCCGCCACGAAGAGCCTGATCTCCCGGTTCGTCGCCCAGCAGCAGGGTGCCGACGGCGAGCCGCGCACCGTGCCGGGCATGGACACCCTGACCTCCCGCGAGCGGGAGGTGCTCGTCGAGGTCGCCGGCGGCCTGCCGAACAACGCGATCGCCGCCCGGCTCGGGGTCAGCCCGCTCACCGTGAAGACGCACATCAACCACACGATGGCCAAGCTCGCGGCCCACGACCGCGCGCAACTCGTCGTGGCCGCCTACGAGTCGGGGCTGGTCCGCCCCCAACGCCCCTGA
- a CDS encoding sensor histidine kinase, with amino-acid sequence MQYPSGVLAPWQWLRAHRATADAALASAVFVLILLSSVLGSDTYRLTPVDIGLAAPACASLGLRRRAPWSVLAFTCGLSAVFIALRPADGRVPVILAAAMALYTVAARTDRHTTWLTGLAVCVGLTALAMSFGNGPWYGQANFAVFAWTGMAAAAGDAVRSRRAYIAAVEERAERAERSREQEARRRVAEERMRIARELHDVVAHHIALVNVQAGVAAHVMDSRPDQAKQALAHVREASRTALAELRTTVGLLRQSGEPEAPMEPAPGLAVLDQLLDGFRRAGLRVTVECDDPEPGGPEGAEPAALPASVDLTAYRVIQESLTNVQKHAGPRAGAVVRISRVDGELRVVVDDDGAPGRAAGAPPPLFGGLPPQAGGEARGRTDRERTDRERTSREQRAAAGEPRAAAGAHGTGGGGGRPGAGSGAGTGGGDAAGPDAAGPGGAAPDGGAGGGHGLLGMHERASALGGVCRTGARPGGGFRVSVRLPLTVPPHGAAAPSP; translated from the coding sequence GTGCAGTACCCATCCGGAGTCCTCGCTCCGTGGCAATGGCTGCGGGCCCACCGCGCCACGGCCGACGCCGCTCTCGCGTCGGCCGTGTTCGTGCTGATCCTGCTGAGCAGCGTCCTGGGCTCGGACACCTACCGGCTGACCCCGGTGGACATCGGCCTCGCCGCTCCCGCCTGCGCGTCGCTCGGCCTGCGCCGGCGCGCCCCGTGGTCGGTGCTCGCCTTCACCTGCGGGCTGTCCGCCGTGTTCATCGCGCTGCGCCCCGCCGACGGCCGGGTGCCGGTGATCCTCGCCGCGGCGATGGCGCTGTACACGGTCGCGGCCCGCACCGACCGGCACACCACGTGGCTGACGGGGCTCGCGGTCTGCGTCGGGCTGACCGCCCTGGCGATGTCCTTCGGCAACGGCCCCTGGTACGGCCAGGCCAACTTCGCGGTCTTCGCCTGGACCGGGATGGCGGCCGCGGCCGGTGACGCCGTGCGCAGCCGCCGCGCGTACATCGCGGCGGTCGAGGAGCGCGCCGAGCGGGCCGAGCGCAGCCGGGAGCAGGAGGCGAGGCGGCGCGTGGCGGAGGAGCGGATGCGGATCGCCCGCGAGCTGCACGACGTCGTCGCCCACCACATCGCGCTGGTCAACGTCCAGGCGGGCGTGGCCGCGCACGTCATGGACTCCCGCCCGGACCAGGCCAAGCAGGCCCTCGCGCACGTCCGTGAGGCAAGCCGGACCGCGCTGGCCGAACTGCGCACCACCGTGGGGCTGCTGCGGCAGTCCGGGGAGCCCGAGGCGCCGATGGAGCCGGCACCGGGGCTGGCGGTGCTCGACCAGTTGCTGGACGGCTTCCGGCGGGCGGGGCTGCGCGTCACCGTCGAGTGCGACGACCCCGAGCCGGGCGGGCCCGAGGGCGCGGAGCCCGCCGCGCTGCCCGCGTCCGTGGACCTGACCGCGTACCGGGTGATCCAGGAGTCGCTGACCAACGTGCAGAAGCACGCCGGTCCGCGGGCCGGCGCGGTGGTGCGGATCAGCCGGGTGGACGGAGAGCTGCGGGTGGTGGTCGACGACGACGGCGCGCCCGGGCGTGCGGCCGGTGCGCCGCCGCCGCTGTTCGGCGGGCTGCCGCCGCAGGCGGGGGGCGAGGCGCGCGGGCGCACGGACCGGGAGCGCACCGACCGGGAGCGGACGTCCCGGGAGCAGCGCGCGGCAGCGGGCGAGCCCCGCGCGGCGGCCGGCGCGCACGGTACCGGTGGGGGCGGGGGCCGGCCCGGCGCGGGTTCCGGCGCCGGCACCGGTGGAGGGGACGCGGCCGGTCCGGACGCAGCCGGTCCGGGCGGCGCCGCTCCGGACGGGGGCGCAGGCGGCGGGCACGGGTTGCTCGGCATGCACGAACGCGCCTCCGCGCTCGGCGGGGTCTGCCGCACCGGCGCCCGGCCCGGTGGCGGTTTCCGGGTCTCGGTGCGGCTTCCGCTGACGGTGCCCCCGCACGGCGCGGCGGCCCCGTCCCCGTAA
- a CDS encoding class I SAM-dependent methyltransferase gives MAGLGGLRNTVRQELVARQLDEQLDACFPQPAGAHARRRLRVLDIGPGQGTQSLRLARLGHLVTGLESDPAMLATLRQAVAAEPADVRERFVVLRGDGRETGRHFGPACFDVVLCHGVLMYVPDPEPLLAALARVLTPGGMLSLLVRNGDALAMRPGLFGDWTAALGAFGSDSYTNRLGLATRADRRAALTAVLDGIGVPLRAWYGVRVFTDTAPDQALSPSDPHELGLLLAAEEQAGRTDPYRAVAALLHLCGVRG, from the coding sequence CTGGCCGGGCTCGGCGGACTGCGGAACACCGTCCGCCAGGAGTTGGTCGCCCGCCAGCTCGACGAGCAACTGGACGCGTGCTTCCCGCAGCCGGCCGGCGCGCACGCCCGGCGGCGGCTGCGGGTGCTGGACATCGGTCCCGGCCAGGGCACCCAGTCGCTGCGGCTCGCCCGGCTCGGCCACCTCGTCACCGGGCTGGAGTCCGACCCGGCCATGCTCGCCACGCTGCGGCAGGCGGTGGCGGCCGAGCCCGCCGACGTCCGTGAGCGCTTCGTGGTGCTGCGCGGCGACGGCCGCGAGACCGGCCGGCACTTCGGCCCGGCCTGTTTCGACGTGGTGCTCTGCCACGGCGTGCTCATGTACGTCCCCGACCCCGAGCCGCTGCTCGCCGCGCTGGCCCGGGTGCTCACCCCCGGCGGGATGCTGTCCCTGCTGGTGCGCAACGGCGACGCGCTCGCCATGCGCCCGGGCCTGTTCGGCGACTGGACGGCGGCGCTGGGCGCCTTCGGCTCCGACTCCTACACCAACCGCCTGGGCCTGGCCACCCGTGCCGACCGCCGCGCGGCGCTGACCGCGGTGCTCGACGGCATCGGGGTCCCGCTGCGGGCCTGGTACGGCGTGCGGGTCTTCACCGACACCGCGCCCGACCAGGCGCTGAGCCCGTCCGACCCGCACGAGCTGGGCCTGCTGCTCGCGGCGGAGGAACAGGCCGGCCGCACCGACCCGTACCGCGCGGTGGCGGCGCTGCTGCACCTGTGCGGGGTGCGCGGCTGA